DNA sequence from the Streptomyces sp. CA-210063 genome:
CCACTGCGGCGCGATGGGCGCGCTGAAGTACGGCGCCGACCTGTCCGGCCTGCCCAGGGTGGACGCCTGGCTCGACTACGCCAGGCCCGCGCTCGAACCGGTGCTTGGCGGCAGCGGCGGTGACAGGGGCGTCGGCAGTGGCGCCGGCAGCGGCGCTGACCGTGGTCGTGACGCCACGTCGTCGTCCGAGGATCCCGCCCTGCGCGAGGTCGTCCAGCTCAACGTCCGCAACCAGCTCGCCGTCCTGCGGGACTACCCCGTCGCCCGGCAGCAACTCGACGCCGGACGGCTCCGGTTGCACGGCTGGTACTACGAGATCGACACCGGCAAGGTCCACGAGCTGGACGCGGACGGCGACTTCCAGGTGCACGGCTCATGAGCGGAGCGCA
Encoded proteins:
- a CDS encoding carbonic anhydrase — its product is MKALLDRARSFKRRVDFESDEYRKLAVGQFPEALFITCSDSRVIPALITGARPGEIFELRNAGNIVPPHDAYGTASGEAATIEYALEVLGVQDIVVCGHSHCGAMGALKYGADLSGLPRVDAWLDYARPALEPVLGGSGGDRGVGSGAGSGADRGRDATSSSEDPALREVVQLNVRNQLAVLRDYPVARQQLDAGRLRLHGWYYEIDTGKVHELDADGDFQVHGS